The sequence below is a genomic window from Coffea arabica cultivar ET-39 chromosome 4c, Coffea Arabica ET-39 HiFi, whole genome shotgun sequence.
TGTTACTTTTTTAGCATTGCTACTTAGCAgaagttttgattttgttgGTGTCCTTTGAATTTCTAAGATTGCCATCCACTATGGAACTGATCCAAGTCTCACTGCCAAAATACACAAGTTGGTTAATACGTGTAAGTGGTGGGTATGTGACAGTGATCTGTTTTTAGCAAAAGTGCTCAAAAGATAGGAATTTGGTTTGGGAGGGGTTAGGTTTGGGATATTGAGTTTGACAGCAAACTGCATGTAAGCTCCTTGTCTATCAATGGGGAGAAAGTTTCTTAAAAGCAGATATGAGGTGTTGAACAACTTTTACAAGATCCTAAGAGATCATagataattaattttttgaaatggTGAGACATCTATGAAATTCATGGACAGCTAGCTCATTAATCAGGGTAGCAAATTGAGCTGTCTATTTGTCTTAAGGCGAGCCAATAATCTTCATTTGTCTTTTGACAACTGCTGTTCAGTAACCTCTCTTCTATGCTCTTTTAATTGCTCAACTTCATTTAATCTTTGGTCACTTTTCCTTCTAAATGAAGGAATGGTGGAAGGAGGAGAGTGGCAACTAAAAGTTGATTAATTATCATAATCACCTCTTGTATGTTGTGCATGCCTCTCTCTTTAAGGATGTTAAACATCTGCCTCCTCTAGTCAATGACTGCAGTAGTGTCAAGTTTCGACATTTTAGGTCCCCCTACTCTCAGGCtttcatgcaaaaagaaagaaagagagtaagaaaaatttcagctttcttttttgttagGATTGATTGAAGTCAATTGTTAGCAAATAACATGAGGAACTTAGCTCCTCTAAGAACTTAGCATATGAACCTTCCACGATGTTTTGTTAGCTCGTCTAAAGTGGGAGTTTTTTAATGGACAATCTTGGTGCAAACCTGCAAAGAAATAGCTGCAAACTTATTCTGATCTGTTTGGCTCTACTTTTAACAACTCCTTTtctcaatttttgtttttactACTATTTTGCTTCCTGTTCAGGTGCGAAGCCTTCTCCACTTATCCCAGGACGTATGACCTTATTCATGCTGAAGGAGTTTTCAGCTTGTACAAGGACAAGTAAGTTGTTCAGGAAgatggtctttttttttttttgtgtaattttCATCATCTAACAGTTTTCGATTGCTGAAGATAGCAAAATGGTTCATTCACCATTTATTCCTGCAAAATAAATTGTCAGAAGAGTTATTAATACATGGaagaacaaatttttttttacatgtcATTGCATATTTGAGTATATGGCTgatcaattaaaaaaagaaaaagaaggagccCCATCTGGTTATGCATGTAATACATTGTCGTGCATGCTTTTTTCATGCACACTGCTGCAACTGAGCCTTTGCGTGATAGATTGGATTGTGAAAATTCCAACATGTATTGACATTCATGCAGATGTAATATGGAAGATATTCTTTTAGAGATGGATCGAATCCTACGACCAGAAGGAGCGGTTATACTACGAGATCATGCTGATGTATTAACAGAGGTGAAGAGAATCATTGCAGGTATGAGGTGGAATATGAAAATGTATGATCATGAGGATGGCCCTTTGGTTCCCGAAAAGATATTAGTTGCTGTTAAAAAGTATTGGGTTGCTGGGGATAAAAACTCGACGTTTTCATAGTGTTGCGATAGAGAAAGAGGATTGGTAACATTTGGCAGATATTACTGGCCAAGGCTTTTTTACTGCTGGTGCAAAGCCAAAACATTATTGGACACGCAGCTTTTAAGAATTTAACCTTAGGGAGAGGATGGTTAGCTCTGTCGATAAATCATCAAGTTCACTTGTGTAGTTATAGATGAAGATCAAAGGATCTTGTCATTGTCCTATCTTAGTTCCCTCTTTTGTTTTTAATGATATTTTCTTTTCTGGCCTCAGAATGATTTCTTTCCTTTAGTTACTGGCAGTTTTGGTCTCTTTGTAGCCCTTCTTTCAAAAGGAGGGAAAAAGGAGTAGGGATTCCACGTGCATATTTTCTAATTTGTGGTTTTAGTTCTTCTGGAAATGTATCATGTATAGATCTTGCATCAGAAAAGAAGACAAATTACTTTGATTGCTTTGTGCAAGCTATAGCCATTGTAGCAGAATCGATATGGTCCTTATGTTATAGACATTCATGATCGTTCCAAGACTAGAGTACGATGCACTGATGTGTTTGGCCGGTTGTGGTGAAATTTGTTACCAAAATGGTACCAAAATGGCCCGTCCGCACACTTTTTTTTACCTCCAAGACGCAACTGTGAGAAAGAATCTAAGAGCCCTCGACTGGAGGAGCGATCATCATGTGTCCTTTTTCTGGGAGAATTGCACAAATGGTCCTTAACATGtattactttttcttttatctcTTACATTTGACATGATACGCTTTTGCTACCAACATTTTGGAAAAACTACACTTTGGTCCCAAATTACACATTTAGAAACTTTTTTGCCTAAAAGATCATGCAAACAGAATTTGCTAATGAATGGAGGtgtgaaaatagagatacagaGCATTACATccaagaacccaaaaaaaaatatatatatatatatatatatatatgaaaaacgcATTACAGAGAACCTCTTTTGCATCCTCTAATCCACAAGAATCATGTATCTAGCTAGTAAACTTATGGGAAAATGAACTatttttaaccaatttttctGTCAAATTAGATTTATCTCCACTTTCTCCATGTGTCAAATTGGAAATTTATTAGTTTTTTCATTCAGTTCTCGAAATCTCTAGGAAGTTTTCGTACCCTTTTTCAGAAAATGACCATTGGAACTGAATGGTACAAATTTTGGTACACGTAATTTGTACTACTTCTGTCTCGTTCTTTCTTGCAATCTTGCATTGATTTCTTGGGAAAACTGACATTTCAATGGGATCATTCGTTTCAATTGAAAACTTTTGGAGTAGGACATAAAAGTAAAACCTTCATCATATGTCCTATTCCAAATCTATTGCGGTTAACACTTGACCACATGGCAAAATTCAATGGATAAaaaagggttaattccactttgtccccccaaactttggacgattactcatttcagtccctaaacttcaaaatgggacacttaagttcctaaacttataaatacctcccacttaagtccctaaacttataaaatgggacacttaaatccttAAACCTTTATAAAATAGGACACTTCAACCACCAACGGtattcaggatttgttaacaattttccttaagtgggaggtatttataagtttagggacttaagtgtcccattttgaaatttaggGACTAAAGTGAATAATCGTTCAAaatttggggggacaaagtggtatTAACCCGATAAAAAATGATAACCAATGTTGGGGTTTTTCTTTCCTTATTTTTGAGAGAATAGTGACTTGTGCAATCTTGTTCTTGAGACAaatccaaatctggaaaacaacAACAGTTACGTACTCAACTACTGTAAAACTCTTTTGATCTTTTCAAAAGGTTCTAACAAGTCAGTGAGTTTGTAATTTGTCCACTTCCCGCCTTTTTCTATGAGCCATGTTAGTACTTACCATGATCAAAGTAACAAGTATTTCTTTTGGCCTAAAGCTTTCACTTAGGTATCGTTTGGATGGAAGGAAAAGGAAGGCGAGGAAAGGAGAGTAAAGGAAAGTAGATTTCAACCATTTTGTTTGGATTAAatacaaaaagaaatgaaatgaaacattaaaaatattatttggattagggaaggaaaataaaggaaaggaAACTGTTAAATTTTCCTCTCATCCTTCCTCCTCCGTCTCCACCGCCGACCCTTCCCCTCTTGTCTCCTACCtctccatcttcttcttccttctccttCCTTCTTCCTCCTGCCTCTTTCTCTTCCTTCCCTCCCCTCCTCCCTCCTTCTCATTTCTCTTGTCtcccttcccttcccttcccCTGTCCTTACCAATCCCTCTTCCCCTCTCTTTCCGACTATTGGTTGCGACTAGAAGGATGCTAGTCCCCAAGTCGTGACCAAGAGACTACTACTAGACCTAGATCTGGATTTGGTCACGACTTTTTAGTCGTAACCAGAAGCCGAAAAGAGAGGGAAGGGTGGGAGAACAAAAGGAAGTAGGGAGGAGGAGCAAGGAAGGGGAGAAAGAGGGAGAGGAAGGAGCGAGAAGGGAGAAGAGGCAGCAGTGACAGTAACGATGGCAGTGGAGGAGGAGGGAAGAGGGGTGGGGTGGTGGGTGGTGGTGGATGGAAGAAGAAACGGTAAtagaatttatattttttttttatttttgaaagttaTATTTGACATCgagtttatttttgaaatttgttaCTTTAAACGCCACAAACAAAAATAGTTTATgggaaaaaaatcaaatccaaGTAGAGCCTAGGTCTACCAAATAATTAAGCTTTCCGTGAACCACACGTACCATATTTTGTAACACTCAAcatgaatagtaaataaaaaataacttaaatatCACAACATAatctatatatgtatattatagaTGAACTAACAGTTAAAAAATGCTATAAGCAACATCGaaaccaaaaaaattaccatatTTTGTAACACTCGACatgaataataaataaaaaacaactTAAATATCACAACATAAATCTATATACGTATATTATAGATGAACTAACCGTTAAAAAATACTGTAAGTAACAGTGaaaccaaaaaaattcattttaagagGGTGAATGCCACGTACTTTTAAACCTTGGAGTTAagataaaagtttttcaaaatttcaccgaAGAAAAAGATTTAATTTGTAgaggaggttttttttttttttttttgggaaaatgttTGAACGTTTAAGAGGAAAATGTATGAATTTTTGGGACTCAGGGCGGTGGCCCCTTCCACTCCCCTTTGGTTCCGTCCTTGTAGGTTTCGCATAAATTTTAAAGATATTATCAAAATAAGATATTGCGTCATAGAAGATGTCATATGTTCCATTTTATGTATCTAGATTCTAATATTACTATAGCTTATTATACTTCTCAGAGTAGTTTATTATACTTTATATGACTAATAACAAgtagtcaaaattttttcaaaacttcaaaacaTCCTTAAAATTAAAAGGATGTTTTAGGTAaggccccattttttttttatagtataAGTGGGAAGTTTCGAATCCGAAACCAGTCACTTATACTCTTTTTCCGGCTCAGAAACCACCCGATCCATTCCTTTCCTCTCAAAGGCCCCTTTTTTGAAAAGAGAAATTATGTACCCTCCTAATAATTTAAAGTACTTGCTTAGAACTTGTACTTAACAAAGAATAAAAATCCTCTCAAAACTTGAAAACAtcctaaaatgtaaaaatgattttttcacgtgggcaaaaaaaaaaaaagtatgccCCCATTTAAAAATGtctttgtaaattttttttgggatattttcCACTTTCCAGATGGTGTACAATAATATTCCTGAGTCAGTATCCTGATTCCTGAGTTTCAACATGAAACATAACCCCCTCAAGGTGGAAAATGGAAATGTCTTGTACAGCATTAACAAACTCAGCAACCACCAAAGTGAACCATAAGTTTAGTCACTTCATAAAATCCCATCAAGCTATACTAGAACTCTTTGGAACTTTTAAAAGAATTAACAAATCATGTCAACTTTGCATATACTTTGTGGGCTCACTTGAATGAATGGTAGGTTGGTGGACCTTACTACGTTTTCCAGCCACTTGTTCTTTCATCCACTGGCATTTCCCAACTTTAAGAGCATCTATTTAATGTAAATCACTTTCAACATTACAGAGAGACAACACATGGAAGGCTGCAATCTTCGACCAATTATTGTTGTGATCAATTCATATTACATTCATGGaagtaacaatttttttttttttcattgtgaAATTAGCACTTAGATCTAAAATACAACAATACAAGTTTCTACGTAGAGTTTTTTGAGCATTAATTCGTGTTTCACAAACAAGAAAACAATGTAATAGATTAAAGACgcttatatttttttgttaccTAATAGGAGAAGAATgagatataaaaaataaaaaaagtgaaggagatttgaattcaaaatttctaattttcgaagtttcaattttagttatgaGGCCAATGACTCCTCAACAACAGAGAGAGACGCGTATACTTTAAATAATTCTAATACATGATTCTTCGATCGAATGAGACTGATCAAAATCACATTTACCTGAATAGATTTGTCTAAAGCACATTTGCGGGACCATAAAGCCATTTATGTCAGTTGAGGCTTTGGAATGTAACAACTAGGAAATTTAGTGCAGCAAAATGTGTAGGATCCACATTGTGATGTTCTTGTTTCTTAACCTTTCCCACCCTACTTATATATATGAGTGCTTTCCATGGAGAAAAGCTAAAACAAAGTCTTTCCCTCAATTGATCAGAATTTGTATGGTAAACATTCaacatattttcttttctttctccaaGCATCCTCAACTTTCCAATCATCTATCTTTTGTACTTAGTTTGTTACAACTTCATTGATGTCCTAGCTTCCTTTGTTCACTCATCCCATAAGCTTTCGAAAAGGAGTAATCAAGCATCAAAACTAAACTTCGCAGAAAATGGAGGCAGAAGATAATCTAGCCAACCTTCGAGTTGCATCATTTTCTTACTACCTTAAGCCTGGTGATCAAGAAAGCCTTGTGCAGAAGATCAGTACTCGTAAGGAGGATCCTCTTCCTGCAGTCTTATCACAGAAAACTTCAATTCCAATAACTCCAGGAAAAGCAATGCCTCCTCTCATCAGACCGCCTCAAAGTTTCAACTTCTCACACCCTATCAACATAAGCCAAGATAATACTCTCTCCAATCACCGTTTTGCTGCTTCATTTTCTCCTCATCACCTCAATGGTGCACAAGAAAACTTCGTATTTACTGTCAAGGCGCCAGTTCATGATCTGAATGGAGAATTATTTCTGCCCCGAATATCTCCAACACATGTTGAAAGAACAAATTCAACGGATAATGGTGAAATCGGAGTCTTTGGTGCGGACAAATACTTCAACACGAGACTGGATTATGCTGCCAGGATGAAGCCTGAAAACAGAAATGAAGTACCACTTGATGTTCCTGTGGTAAAACCAAACTTAAGGCCAGGAACTCCTAGTATATCTTCTGAAGCAACTAGCTGGAACAGTCAGGCTGCACTTATACGGAATCTTTCTCAAAACGTCGCTAGAGCAAGGCCAAGAAAGGCAATTGCAAGGAGAATTTTTGGCTCGTTGAGTTGCAGCGGACCTTGTTTGGGTAAAGGAGCCGTGCACATCCCAGAAAATCCAGGAGAAGACATTGGAATAGCGTCTGAAGAAAAAGTTTCTCAACCAGGATCAAAAAGAATAGATAGTAACCATTTTGCGTTCCCTATTCTTAATCCCGATGAGGCTCAAAATGTGACTGTTAAGAAGCAGTTGGATCATGAGGAGAAATTGGAAGATTATCCCCGAAGATCGCTGGAAGTATTTGGCTATGATAGAATGAAAAAGGGTGACATAGCAACAAATTTGGCTAGGAAACTTTCCATGCTAACATGGGATGCTATTCCTAAAGCCCCAAATCTTCCAACTACTACAGTTGGAAGTATAACAATAGGGGATGACATGACTAGTGATGCTAGCTCGGATTTATTCGAAATTGAGGACATATCTGGCGCTGGATATCCAATCTTGACTACGGAAGCAGCTGACAATATGTCTGCAGGTTGCGTGTCTCCACCAACACAATATGCACCAAGCGAGGCCAGCATCGAGTGGAGCGTTATCACGGCTAGTGCTGCAGATTTTTCATCTGTCATTTCAGATTATGATGAAAAGAATATTGCCATTTCAGGTGACATGATCCTATCAAACACAGTTAACAGAAACTCTAGTATACAAAGTCCAGCGGGCAAAGAGGCACAAAAAATCCGCCCTGGCGGACTTTTGGGATGCAAGAGTCAGAAAGCAGTGAATGTTGCTGAAACTGTGCACAAGACAAGGGTGGAAAGGTATTGAATCCATTAAATCAGGATTATTCTTCGTCATTTGAAGAGGGTTCCTTATTAAGTACCGTTTTCTAGTCATTGAGTTAATCAGTCAATTGTTAGATGCTTG
It includes:
- the LOC113738794 gene encoding protein PHYTOCHROME KINASE SUBSTRATE 3-like, whose product is MEAEDNLANLRVASFSYYLKPGDQESLVQKISTRKEDPLPAVLSQKTSIPITPGKAMPPLIRPPQSFNFSHPINISQDNTLSNHRFAASFSPHHLNGAQENFVFTVKAPVHDLNGELFLPRISPTHVERTNSTDNGEIGVFGADKYFNTRLDYAARMKPENRNEVPLDVPVVKPNLRPGTPSISSEATSWNSQAALIRNLSQNVARARPRKAIARRIFGSLSCSGPCLGKGAVHIPENPGEDIGIASEEKVSQPGSKRIDSNHFAFPILNPDEAQNVTVKKQLDHEEKLEDYPRRSLEVFGYDRMKKGDIATNLARKLSMLTWDAIPKAPNLPTTTVGSITIGDDMTSDASSDLFEIEDISGAGYPILTTEAADNMSAGCVSPPTQYAPSEASIEWSVITASAADFSSVISDYDEKNIAISGDMILSNTVNRNSSIQSPAGKEAQKIRPGGLLGCKSQKAVNVAETVHKTRVERLFQIP